The following DNA comes from Hyphococcus flavus.
CGGTCTCGACGGCTCATGCCGCACTCCGATCGCCGGCCTTGCTGTTATCGAGCACGGTGAAATCAAGTTCCGGGGCGAGTTATTGTCGCTTGATGGTATGCGACGTTTCACGGTCACTTGTTCTGTTCCGTATACAGAAGGGAGTAACGACAAAGCAGAAAAAGCGGGCGCGGCGGCGGCGGCGGAAATTCGCGCAGAGGCAGGCGAGGCTTTTTTCGAACAACTGGCCCATTTATGAGGGTGCTCGTCACCAGGGCCGAGCCCGGCGCATCTGTGTTTGCCGACCTGTGTCGAGCCAATGGTCATACGCCCGTGTTGGCGCCGGTGATGGAAATCGAGATTTACCAGCAACCGGTGGATGTTAGCGGCGCCGGCGCGCTTGCCTTCACTTCCGCCAATGGCGTGCGCGCCTTCGCGGCAAACGAGGAGCGGCGCGACCTGGTTGTTTTTGCGGTGGGCGCGGTCACTGCTGAGGCGGCGGTGGCAGCCGGTTTCAAGAACATAAAAGTTGCTGAAGGTGACGTGCAAAGCCTTGCTGCTCATATCGAAGCCGAAAGGGCTATGGCGTCAAATGGCGTTTTGCACATCGCAGGCGATGATCGCGCTGGCGATCTCGTTGCCCTTCTGGCGTCTGCCGGGATCAGGGCGGAGCGCCTTACGCTCTATAAAGCCAGAGCGCTGAAAGCATTGCCGGCTGGCACGGCCACAATGATCAAAACCAATCCGCCGGAATGGGCGTCGTTTTTTTCGCCTCGCTCTGCGCGGTTGTTTCTGGAATTAGCAGAAAGCGCTGGCGTAAACAGCGCCCTGAAATCCATGAATGCCGCCTGCCTGAGCGAGGCTGTCGCTGACGCCGCTGGCGACATTTGGCGCAAAAAGCTTGTGTCGCCTGGACGCAATGCTGAAAGTCTCGTCAAAATGATTGCGGCTCAGAAGGACATGCGCGCTTGAGCCGCCACGCCTCGGGGCTTATCTACGAAACATTGTGAGAGTGTCCGGCAAGGAGTGAAGCGTGAGCGAGAACGGCAACAAGCCGGAAGATGACGCCGACAAGACTGGCGCGCCGGAAGTCGAAGCCGAAGTCGTCGAAGAGACGGATGGCGCTGCTTCCGCTTTTGACGAGACCCCGCCGGATGTTGAGGAAGCGCTCGCAGGCGCTGAAGAAGAATTAGGCGGGCGCAAGTCAACGCTGACGCCGGGCGTGATGTTGTTTTTTGCATTTGTAATCGTGGCGGTCATTGCGCTTGGCGTATGGCGATTTCAGTCAGCAGGCCAGACACAGGCTCCGACGCAAGATGAAACCGGCTCTATCGATACAAATGTGAACGAGCGGTCTTCGGACCCTGACGAAGCAAACGAGCCTGTTGCGGTTCCCATTGAGCCCCAATCTTCCGTTGATGATGCAAAAATCGGCAACTTACAGGGCGATGACCTGAAGCCCGAACAGTCGCCGCCAGCGCAAAACGGCGGGTTCCTGCCGCCTGTGACGAAGGAAGGCGCGGAAAAGCTCGCCAACAGCGTTGAGGAAGGTGCAAAAGAAGCCATGCGCCGGATACAGGAAGCTGAAGCAGCGGTTGAAAATGGATCGGAAAATCAGAGTGCGGATGAAGTAACCGGTTTTGACGTTGAAGAAGCTGAGACCGACAGTAATCAGTCCAGCGCCTCTTCGGATGCAGCCCCCGCCAACACGGAAAATGAGCCGCCGGTGATGGAGCAAGGTTTGGTTAATCGTGACGATCCGATTGTACAAGAACCGCCTGGGCTTGGGGCTGAGAAGCTCGCCAATGACCTCGACGACCTGCGCCGTGAAACCGCGCGGCTTGAAGGCGCGCTTAAAGCCGAGCAGGCTCGGAATGTCGAACTTGCTGCGGAGATCGCCAGCTTGAGGGAGAGTTTCGAAACGGCGCTCGCGGCCCGCGATGAGCGTTATGCAGGCGAGATTTCCGCCATGCGTACGAGCCTTCAAAAAATTCAGAACACGGAAGTTGAGGGCGCGACGGACAAGCTGAAAGCGACACTCGCGCTGCGCGCCCTACAGAGAAAGGTTGAGGCTGGCGCGCCGTTCGCAAGCGAGCTCACGGCGGTTGCGGAATATGCACCAGAAGAGGCCTCCAAACTCGCGCCTTATGCGCATGACGGCGTGCCGACCGAGATGGAGCTGCAGGAAGGATTTGACGCAGCCGCGCGCGCCGGGTTGGCGGCGGCGGGACTGGAAAAAGCGGGCGGCGGCGTTTCCGGCGTCATTGCACGTGCGCAAAGCCTTGTCTCCGTCAGGCCAGCAGCGCCGCAGACAGGCGACACGCCGCGCGCCGTCATTTCCCGTGCTGAGCACGCCCTCGGCGAGGGTGATTTAACCTCCGCTTTAAACGAACTTGCTAGTCTGCCGCCATCGGCCCAAGAGGCCATGACTGGCTGGGTGGAATTGGCGCGTAGTAGCAGTCTGGCGTCATCAGTCTTAAACACGCTGTCAGACCGATTTGCAGCCAACGGTTCGGAGTAACCGGTTAGATGATCCGTATTCTGATATTTTTGCTGGGGTTGTTCTTTTTTGCCGGTGCAATCACTTATTTCGCCAGCCTTGATAGCCGTATTACGGGCGAAGCTTTCGGCATGCGTTTCGATGGGCCCTCAGGCCTAATCGTCGGCGGCATTATTCTGGCGTTCCTGGCGGCTATTTATCTCACGCACAAAATCAAGGACATTATCGCTTTGCCGGCGAAAATCCGCGCCAAGGACGCAGCGTCGAAACGCGAACGTGGTATTGCTGCGCTGACACGCGGTTTTGAAGCAGTGGCGGTTGGTGATGGAAATGACGCCGCACACCATGCGCGCGTAGCGCGCCGTCATCTTGATGATGAGGCGCTGACGCGGCTCTTAAGGGCGCAAGCGGCGCAACTTTCAGGCGATACGGAAGCGGCGAAGGCGAGCTTTTCAGCCATGCTTGAGGCGCCGGAGTCCGAGTTTCTGGGGCTCAAGGGTCTTTATGCGCAGGCGATGGCGGCGGGCGATACTGCTGCTGCCAAAGGCTATGCGGAACGGGCCTTTCACTTACGCCCCAATGCCGCCTGGGCGTTCCAGTCTGTTTTCGACCTCGGTCTTGAGCGCGGCGCCTGGCGCGAAACGCGTGAGGCGCTCGCGAATGCGCGCAAAAACAACTTAATCGAAGAAGACAAGGCTAACCGCGCCCGCGCCGCCTTGCTAACGGCCGACGCATACGCCTTGCGGTCGAGCAACAAGAGCGAGGCGCTTTCTGATCTCGAAACAGCTTTAAAACTTGCGCCCAGTTTTGCCCCAGCGGCGCTGCTCGCCGGTGAGTTGCACCTCGACGCTGGTCATAAGAACAAGGCGGCGCGCGTTGTTGAGACTGGCTTTACAGGTGCGGCGCATCCAGCACTCATCAAGTTTTATGACCGTCTTTATAAAGATGAATCGGCGGAAAAACGCGCAGAACGGCTCAAAAAACTTGCAGAGAAAAACCCTACATCGGATGAAGCGGCGTTGCTGCGTGCGCGCGCGGCGATGTTAAGCGAAGATTGGCAGACTGCGATTGACGCGCTAGAGCCGCTAGTTTCCGGCGGCGGCAGCGCGGCGGCTTATGCGTTGATGGCGAAGGCGATCGCCGGGCGCGACGGCGAGGAGGCGGCGAAACCATGGATGGAGCATGCCGCCTCCGCCCCGCGCGATCCGCGTCCTGGCGCTGACGGCGAATTTCATCTGACCCGTGACGGCTGGGCTCGGCTGGTGCGCGAATATATGGATTACGCCCGGCTTTCCCCGCCGCCGATCGAGGAAGCGGCAGAAGGCCTTTCCGCCGATGAAGTGAGGCTGTTGTTGGCGCCGCCTGTTGCGGAGGAGCCGCTTCCTATTGATGAGGGTGAAGCCGCGCAAGAGATCGCTTCATCTCTGGGCGCAGAAAAGGAGCCGCGGGAACAGGAAGAAAAACTTTCCGCCGACTTCGGTTCTCTCGACGACGAAGACGATCACATTCATGATGATGAAGAGGCCGAGCGGGCCGCCGCGGCGGCCAGGAACGTTTCGTGACAATGGCGCGTTTTGTTTTCGATCATCCATACTCTCCCGCTCATCCCGGTGAAAACCGGGATCCAGCAAAAAGAACGAAGCCGGGCAAAGCCCGACATTATTAGTCAGACTGGGCCCCGGCTTGCGCCGGGGTGAGCGGAGATTGTCAAACGATCAATTCCTCAACCAGTTCTAGGCTGTTTAGTGGATCACTTTGGACTAGTGGGTTTGGGTGGTGGCGGCATTGCAGGATCAATGATTTCTATGCCAGCCAGAGTTCCATCATCTGCTACGTCTATTATGGCCTCAACAAATATTTGCTCTCTGTAGGGATGAGATTGCCTCTCAGTTGGCGCAAAATAGTAAGCGTGAACTGTAGAGTCATATGTCCAATACGCATTTCGTTTTTTCAAATTACACTCACTACTCCGCCGCGTTTTTAAAGTCCTTGGAATCGTCATTGGCGGCTTTGGGACTTTCACCGGATTCTTCCGGACCATGCGCAGTTTTCTCTGGTGCCTGCGCAACAGAATTAGCCTCAACCTCTGTCGTTTTAGCTGACTTTTCCGCTTCCTTCGCGGCGGCTTTGGCTTCCTTTACGAGTTTTTTCTTCTCTGCCTTTTCCGCTGCTTCGCGTTTCTTGCGCTCTTTCTTGTCAAAGGCGGTCATGGGTTCGGCTGGGGCCGTTTTCGCTGCTTCCATGGCGATCAGCCCCTCTTCGGCCATGGTTTTGACCTTCAGATAATCAACCTTGCCGGTGCCGAGGACAGGAATTTCATCGACAATGACGATCTTTTTCGGCACGGCGATTTCCGGCACGCCGTGACTTTGCGCCCAGGTAAGAAGAAGCCCGCGCGGCGCCTCCTTGCGATCGGTGACGAGGATCACCTGTTCGCCTTTTTTTGGGTCCGGCATAATTGCGGCTGCGTGCATGTTGTCGGGCCACACGGCCGAGGCGCAGTTTTCCACGACAGCGAGGGATACCATCTCGCCGCCGATTTTCGCGAAGCGTTTCAAACGACCGCGGATCGACATGTAGCCTTCGTCATTGATGGAAACGATATCGCCCGTATCGTGCCACCCTCCCTCCAGCGGGATGACAACACCAGGGTTGTCGGGAGATAAATAGCCCTTCATGACATTCA
Coding sequences within:
- a CDS encoding uroporphyrinogen-III synthase: MRVLVTRAEPGASVFADLCRANGHTPVLAPVMEIEIYQQPVDVSGAGALAFTSANGVRAFAANEERRDLVVFAVGAVTAEAAVAAGFKNIKVAEGDVQSLAAHIEAERAMASNGVLHIAGDDRAGDLVALLASAGIRAERLTLYKARALKALPAGTATMIKTNPPEWASFFSPRSARLFLELAESAGVNSALKSMNAACLSEAVADAAGDIWRKKLVSPGRNAESLVKMIAAQKDMRA
- a CDS encoding COG4223 family protein, with protein sequence MSENGNKPEDDADKTGAPEVEAEVVEETDGAASAFDETPPDVEEALAGAEEELGGRKSTLTPGVMLFFAFVIVAVIALGVWRFQSAGQTQAPTQDETGSIDTNVNERSSDPDEANEPVAVPIEPQSSVDDAKIGNLQGDDLKPEQSPPAQNGGFLPPVTKEGAEKLANSVEEGAKEAMRRIQEAEAAVENGSENQSADEVTGFDVEEAETDSNQSSASSDAAPANTENEPPVMEQGLVNRDDPIVQEPPGLGAEKLANDLDDLRRETARLEGALKAEQARNVELAAEIASLRESFETALAARDERYAGEISAMRTSLQKIQNTEVEGATDKLKATLALRALQRKVEAGAPFASELTAVAEYAPEEASKLAPYAHDGVPTEMELQEGFDAAARAGLAAAGLEKAGGGVSGVIARAQSLVSVRPAAPQTGDTPRAVISRAEHALGEGDLTSALNELASLPPSAQEAMTGWVELARSSSLASSVLNTLSDRFAANGSE
- a CDS encoding heme biosynthesis protein HemY; its protein translation is MIRILIFLLGLFFFAGAITYFASLDSRITGEAFGMRFDGPSGLIVGGIILAFLAAIYLTHKIKDIIALPAKIRAKDAASKRERGIAALTRGFEAVAVGDGNDAAHHARVARRHLDDEALTRLLRAQAAQLSGDTEAAKASFSAMLEAPESEFLGLKGLYAQAMAAGDTAAAKGYAERAFHLRPNAAWAFQSVFDLGLERGAWRETREALANARKNNLIEEDKANRARAALLTADAYALRSSNKSEALSDLETALKLAPSFAPAALLAGELHLDAGHKNKAARVVETGFTGAAHPALIKFYDRLYKDESAEKRAERLKKLAEKNPTSDEAALLRARAAMLSEDWQTAIDALEPLVSGGGSAAAYALMAKAIAGRDGEEAAKPWMEHAASAPRDPRPGADGEFHLTRDGWARLVREYMDYARLSPPPIEEAAEGLSADEVRLLLAPPVAEEPLPIDEGEAAQEIASSLGAEKEPREQEEKLSADFGSLDDEDDHIHDDEEAERAAAAARNVS